The proteins below come from a single Chryseobacterium bernardetii genomic window:
- a CDS encoding ferritin-like domain-containing protein: MKKMIHVSNQGATLDTSRRNFLKLSGVGLAIAGLTMIGCNDDDDFQMMDNSRIFDLGAGDVGVLNYAYALEQLEADFYTKVVNNFYTGISSIEKEIFTDLYHHEVIHRDFFKAAISGATQNVLPKLDFQYPNVNFNDRNSVLATAKALEDTGVAAYNGAGKYISNADYLVIAGKIVSVEARHASAIRNLINPGSADFSGDDVIDANGLDLAKEPKDIVMAAGGFIKTRFTWKERGIN, encoded by the coding sequence ATGAAAAAAATGATTCATGTTTCTAATCAGGGGGCCACTCTTGATACAAGCAGAAGAAACTTTTTAAAATTGAGTGGAGTAGGATTGGCAATTGCAGGACTCACAATGATAGGTTGTAATGATGATGATGACTTTCAGATGATGGATAACAGCAGGATCTTTGATTTAGGAGCCGGAGATGTAGGCGTTTTAAATTATGCGTACGCCCTTGAGCAGCTGGAGGCTGATTTTTACACCAAAGTAGTGAATAATTTTTATACCGGAATTTCCAGTATTGAAAAAGAGATTTTTACTGATCTCTACCATCATGAAGTAATCCACAGAGACTTTTTTAAAGCAGCAATAAGCGGTGCTACCCAAAATGTGCTTCCAAAACTTGACTTTCAATACCCTAATGTAAATTTTAATGACAGAAATTCTGTACTCGCTACTGCCAAAGCACTGGAAGACACAGGGGTTGCTGCTTATAACGGTGCCGGAAAGTATATTTCAAATGCGGATTATCTTGTTATTGCAGGAAAAATAGTTTCTGTAGAAGCAAGACATGCTTCTGCTATCAGGAATCTCATCAATCCCGGATCTGCTGATTTTTCCGGTGATGATGTGATAGACGCCAATGGTCTTGATCTTGCTAAAGAGCCAAAAGACATTGTGATGGCTGCAGGAGGGTTTATAAAAACCCGCTTTACATGGAAAGAAAGAGGTATTAACTAA
- a CDS encoding ferritin-like domain-containing protein: MNILKLLDKLSHDKFFTTEASRLEAITQASVLGKKTAVAAVPLGLGTLMTTSAKAETVNTKITGAALKSTLTDALQLALVLEYLENEYYAMGLSAAGLIPNADRTVFMQISKHESAHVSFLKSTLTSLGVTPGNKPTFDFTANGNFSPFTDYNQFLILAQAFEDTGVRAYKGQAGNVMSNKVVLQAALQIHSVEARHASQVRRMRANKGWIELANGGNMPSATDPVYKGEDNVNQAGYNTGTAFGAAAGSAAYDEFLSGSDAQAIASLFIV; this comes from the coding sequence ATGAACATTCTTAAATTATTAGATAAGCTTTCTCATGATAAATTTTTCACAACGGAAGCATCCCGATTAGAAGCTATTACCCAAGCATCCGTATTGGGAAAAAAGACAGCTGTTGCCGCTGTTCCTCTGGGATTAGGCACTTTAATGACTACGTCAGCAAAAGCGGAAACGGTAAACACAAAGATTACCGGAGCAGCTCTTAAAAGTACTTTAACAGATGCTTTACAACTCGCTTTGGTCCTTGAATATCTTGAAAACGAATACTATGCTATGGGATTATCCGCAGCAGGATTAATTCCCAATGCAGACAGAACTGTTTTTATGCAGATTTCCAAACATGAATCTGCCCATGTTAGCTTTCTGAAAAGTACCCTTACTTCTTTGGGAGTGACACCCGGAAACAAGCCAACTTTTGATTTTACGGCAAACGGTAATTTTTCTCCATTTACGGATTACAACCAATTTCTCATTCTGGCGCAGGCTTTTGAAGATACGGGAGTAAGAGCTTATAAAGGGCAGGCTGGAAATGTTATGTCCAATAAAGTTGTTCTTCAGGCGGCATTACAAATTCACTCTGTAGAAGCAAGGCATGCTTCACAGGTTAGAAGAATGAGAGCTAATAAAGGTTGGATTGAGCTTGCCAACGGAGGCAATATGCCATCAGCAACTGATCCTGTCTACAAAGGGGAAGATAATGTTAACCAGGCCGGCTATAACACCGGAACAGCATTCGGAGCAGCTGCCGGCTCTGCAGCATACGATGAATTCCTGAGTGGGAGTGATGCACAGGCTATAGCCTCACTATTTATTGTATAG
- a CDS encoding GNAT family N-acetyltransferase, translating to MIREITEKDYPQLMSIWESAVLNTHDFLKKEDFNYYKEQISGYFEHVTLVGFEEANVLAGFMGVAEGNLEMLFIHNDYRGKGIGKKLIRYGTDRLEITKVDVNEQNIQAVGFYKHIGFHVLGRSESDGQGKEYPILHMGLEL from the coding sequence ATTGATGAGTATCTGGGAAAGTGCCGTCCTGAATACTCACGATTTTCTAAAAAAAGAAGATTTTAATTATTATAAAGAACAAATTTCCGGATATTTTGAGCATGTTACTTTAGTTGGATTCGAAGAAGCCAATGTTTTAGCCGGATTTATGGGCGTTGCAGAAGGAAATCTTGAAATGCTGTTTATCCATAATGATTATCGCGGGAAAGGAATTGGCAAAAAACTGATCCGTTATGGGACGGACCGTTTAGAAATAACCAAAGTAGATGTAAACGAGCAAAATATACAGGCTGTCGGGTTTTATAAGCATATCGGTTTTCATGTTCTGGGCAGGTCAGAATCAGACGGACAAGGGAAAGAATATCCAATTTTACATATGGGTTTAGAGTTATAA
- a CDS encoding RNA polymerase sigma factor, which yields MYGIVLRIVQSKEYAEEVIQDVFVKIWNSIHQYDASKGRFYTWIINIARNTAIDYLKSKGFQNELKNQPLPDFVYNTTELSTVNNSVDYIGFNNVLENLEVDKQELINLSYYQGYTQHEISEKLKIPLGTVKTKMRNALMKLKDLLKDYQ from the coding sequence TTGTATGGTATTGTTCTTCGTATTGTTCAGTCTAAAGAATATGCCGAGGAAGTTATTCAGGATGTTTTTGTTAAAATCTGGAATTCTATTCATCAATATGATGCTTCTAAAGGGAGATTTTATACCTGGATCATTAATATTGCAAGAAATACTGCTATAGATTATCTGAAATCTAAAGGATTCCAGAATGAGCTAAAAAACCAACCCCTTCCCGATTTCGTATATAATACTACAGAACTTTCAACAGTCAATAATTCAGTTGATTATATTGGATTTAATAACGTTCTTGAAAATCTGGAAGTTGACAAACAGGAACTCATCAATCTTTCTTATTACCAGGGATATACACAGCATGAGATTTCTGAAAAACTGAAGATACCGCTTGGAACTGTAAAGACAAAAATGCGGAATGCATTAATGAAATTAAAGGACTTGTTAAAAGATTATCAATAA
- the metE gene encoding 5-methyltetrahydropteroyltriglutamate--homocysteine S-methyltransferase codes for MQTHILGYPRIGSKRELKKACEQYWSGKIVLEELLTAGRTICSQNWNLQKEAGIDLIPCNDFSYYDQVLDMSLVVGAIPARYHEVALKKNNSELDLYFAMARGYQKDGLDITAMEMTKWFDTNYHYIVPEFFKNQQFKLTSDKIFNEFAGAKQAGINAKPVIIGLVSYLLLGKEKEEGFDKLDLAHNLLSVYIEIVSKLQLQGAEWIQFDEPFLALDITEKAKETYTFVYAELRRLFPKLKFIVTTYFEGLRNNLPLAVSLPVNVLHIDLVRCPEQLEDVLHGIPESLSLSLGVVDGRNIWKNNYEKSLSLIAKAAGKLGPERVFIAPSCSLLHSPCDLDFETALEPEIKNWLAFAKQKVKEVAVLKELASGTTDNNILQDFEANKKAVSHRKTSPLIHNKEVKLRAESVTEKDSQRKNAFNIRKEQQQKALQLPLFPTTTIGSFPQTAEVRSWRAKFKKGELTAEQYDALLKEETRRTIRWQENIGIDVLVHGEYERNDMVEYFGEQLKGFIFTRNGWVQSYGSRCVKPPIIFGDVSRPEPMTVYWSQYAQSQTDQWVKGMLTGPVTILQWSFVRDDQPRSETCKQIALAIRDEVQDLEKAGIRIIQIDEPAIREGLPLRKTDWQNYLKWAVEAFKISASGVEDTTQIHTHMCYSEFNDIIKNIADMDADVITIECSRSQMELLQAFADFRYPNEIGPGVYDIHSPRVPSKEEMTALLMKAQQVIPAQQLWVNPDCGLKTRHWEETEKALIAMVAAAKEVSVEFAS; via the coding sequence ATGCAAACTCACATTCTGGGCTATCCGCGTATTGGTAGCAAAAGAGAACTTAAGAAAGCCTGCGAACAGTATTGGTCAGGCAAAATTGTTTTGGAAGAACTTCTTACCGCAGGAAGAACAATCTGCAGCCAAAACTGGAACCTTCAGAAAGAAGCAGGAATTGATCTTATTCCATGCAATGATTTTTCTTACTATGATCAGGTGCTGGATATGAGCCTTGTGGTAGGCGCTATCCCTGCACGTTACCATGAAGTAGCACTTAAAAAGAACAATTCTGAACTGGATCTTTATTTTGCTATGGCAAGAGGCTATCAGAAAGACGGATTGGATATTACAGCCATGGAAATGACCAAGTGGTTTGATACCAATTACCATTATATTGTTCCTGAGTTTTTTAAAAATCAACAATTTAAATTAACTTCAGATAAAATATTCAATGAATTTGCAGGTGCTAAACAGGCAGGAATCAATGCAAAGCCTGTTATCATCGGCTTAGTGTCTTATTTGCTGCTAGGAAAGGAAAAAGAAGAAGGATTTGATAAACTGGATCTCGCTCATAATCTACTTTCTGTTTATATTGAAATAGTATCAAAGCTTCAGCTTCAGGGTGCTGAATGGATTCAGTTTGACGAACCATTCTTAGCATTGGATATCACTGAAAAGGCAAAAGAAACCTACACTTTTGTATATGCTGAACTCAGAAGGCTTTTTCCAAAGCTTAAGTTCATTGTAACTACTTATTTTGAAGGATTAAGGAATAATTTACCTCTTGCCGTTTCGCTTCCGGTGAATGTACTGCATATTGATCTGGTAAGATGCCCGGAACAGCTGGAGGATGTTCTCCACGGTATCCCTGAAAGCCTTAGCTTATCTCTTGGAGTAGTAGACGGAAGAAACATCTGGAAGAATAATTATGAAAAATCTCTTTCACTGATAGCCAAAGCAGCCGGAAAACTGGGACCTGAAAGAGTCTTCATTGCACCATCCTGTTCTCTGCTGCATTCACCATGTGATTTAGACTTTGAAACGGCCCTTGAACCCGAAATAAAGAACTGGCTGGCTTTTGCCAAACAAAAGGTAAAAGAAGTAGCAGTCCTTAAAGAATTGGCTTCCGGAACAACAGACAATAACATTCTGCAGGACTTTGAAGCTAATAAAAAAGCAGTTTCACACAGAAAAACTTCACCACTTATCCATAATAAGGAAGTAAAGCTAAGAGCTGAATCCGTTACAGAAAAGGATTCGCAAAGAAAAAATGCTTTTAACATCCGTAAAGAACAACAGCAAAAAGCGCTACAGCTTCCATTATTTCCTACAACCACTATAGGATCATTTCCACAAACTGCCGAAGTAAGAAGCTGGAGGGCTAAATTTAAAAAAGGTGAATTAACGGCAGAACAGTATGATGCTTTATTAAAAGAGGAAACCAGAAGAACGATCCGCTGGCAGGAAAACATAGGAATTGATGTTCTTGTTCACGGAGAGTATGAGCGTAATGATATGGTGGAGTATTTCGGAGAACAGCTGAAAGGTTTTATTTTCACCAGAAACGGATGGGTACAGAGCTACGGTAGCCGTTGCGTAAAACCTCCCATCATATTTGGAGATGTTTCCCGTCCGGAGCCTATGACGGTTTACTGGTCTCAATATGCTCAATCTCAAACAGACCAATGGGTAAAAGGAATGTTAACAGGACCTGTTACTATTTTACAATGGTCGTTTGTACGTGATGATCAGCCGCGTTCTGAAACCTGTAAACAGATTGCCCTGGCCATTCGTGATGAAGTTCAGGATCTTGAAAAGGCGGGAATCCGAATTATTCAGATTGACGAACCTGCCATCCGTGAAGGGCTTCCATTGAGAAAAACCGACTGGCAGAATTATCTGAAATGGGCTGTAGAAGCTTTTAAAATATCAGCCAGTGGAGTAGAAGACACTACCCAAATCCATACCCATATGTGCTATTCAGAATTTAACGATATCATTAAGAATATTGCTGATATGGATGCTGACGTGATAACGATAGAATGCTCAAGGTCGCAAATGGAACTTTTACAGGCTTTTGCAGACTTCAGATATCCTAATGAAATTGGCCCTGGTGTTTATGATATACATTCACCCAGAGTTCCATCCAAGGAAGAAATGACAGCATTACTGATGAAAGCCCAACAGGTAATTCCTGCCCAGCAGCTTTGGGTTAACCCGGATTGTGGTTTAAAAACCAGACATTGGGAAGAAACCGAAAAAGCTTTAATTGCGATGGTAGCTGCCGCTAAAGAAGTTTCTGTAGAATTTGCATCTTAA
- a CDS encoding anti-sigma factor: MNTKEYISSGIIESYILGHASPEEAGILECVRKNNAEVKAAFEEAQKTMENLATAQAIAPPGDLKSKIWSKIQQEQNPEEEKTLSEEISTASSPEVYEIKKTAPWKTLGIAASVLFLASIAGNLFWFSKQSEVQKEIAVMKTEKQSQDLRIQKMNQKIAMFSNPDMQMVMLKGVENHKEAKAMVFWDKKTKDVYLNAENLPKAPAGMQYQLWAIEDGKPVSAGMYSEDKDSQVALASIPKAQAFAVTLEKEGGSPVPTMENMFVMGGI; this comes from the coding sequence TTGAACACTAAAGAATACATATCATCCGGAATTATAGAATCTTATATTCTAGGTCATGCTTCTCCTGAGGAAGCAGGTATTTTGGAATGTGTGAGAAAGAATAATGCTGAAGTAAAGGCCGCTTTTGAAGAGGCTCAAAAAACCATGGAAAATCTCGCTACAGCACAGGCTATAGCACCTCCAGGTGATTTGAAATCTAAAATTTGGAGCAAGATCCAGCAGGAACAGAATCCAGAAGAAGAAAAAACTCTTTCTGAGGAAATTTCTACCGCCTCTTCTCCGGAAGTGTATGAAATTAAAAAGACAGCTCCCTGGAAAACTTTAGGGATTGCTGCTTCTGTTTTATTTTTAGCAAGTATTGCCGGGAATCTTTTCTGGTTCAGTAAACAATCTGAAGTGCAAAAAGAAATTGCAGTTATGAAGACTGAGAAACAATCCCAGGATCTTAGAATTCAAAAAATGAATCAAAAAATTGCGATGTTTTCTAATCCTGATATGCAGATGGTTATGTTAAAAGGTGTAGAAAATCATAAGGAGGCAAAAGCAATGGTTTTCTGGGACAAAAAGACAAAAGACGTTTATCTTAATGCAGAAAATTTACCTAAGGCCCCTGCAGGAATGCAATATCAGCTTTGGGCTATAGAAGATGGAAAACCTGTAAGTGCAGGAATGTATTCAGAAGATAAAGACAGCCAGGTTGCTTTGGCTAGTATACCTAAAGCGCAGGCCTTTGCGGTCACTCTTGAAAAAGAAGGCGGAAGCCCGGTTCCAACAATGGAAAATATGTTTGTAATGGGAGGAATTTAG
- a CDS encoding fasciclin domain-containing protein, with protein sequence MKTQSKITVLAMVALSFVLSGKVTAQMMKEKTVMVGGAPMYPSKNIIENAVNSKDHKTLVAAVKAAGLVETLEGKGPFTVLAPTDAAFSKLPKGTVENLVKPENKATLTGILTYHVLPGRYSAKEIWAAVKSGNGKSMMKTVQGEELTFWTKGKDLYIKDAKGNSAKVTIADVNQSNGVIHVIDTVLMP encoded by the coding sequence ATGAAAACACAGTCAAAAATCACAGTTTTAGCAATGGTAGCTTTATCATTCGTCTTGAGTGGGAAGGTAACTGCACAGATGATGAAAGAAAAAACAGTAATGGTAGGAGGTGCTCCTATGTATCCTTCTAAAAATATTATTGAGAATGCCGTCAATTCTAAAGATCATAAGACTTTAGTAGCCGCAGTAAAAGCTGCTGGGCTGGTAGAAACACTAGAAGGAAAAGGACCTTTCACAGTGCTGGCTCCTACAGATGCAGCGTTCTCAAAGCTGCCAAAAGGAACGGTAGAAAACCTGGTGAAACCTGAAAACAAAGCGACGCTTACAGGCATATTAACTTACCATGTTCTGCCAGGAAGATACAGTGCCAAAGAAATCTGGGCTGCAGTGAAATCTGGGAACGGAAAAAGCATGATGAAAACAGTACAGGGTGAGGAACTTACCTTCTGGACAAAAGGAAAAGACCTTTACATCAAAGATGCGAAAGGAAACAGCGCTAAAGTGACGATTGCAGATGTGAATCAGTCTAACGGGGTTATTCATGTAATAGATACGGTTCTTATGCCGTAG